Within the Cervus canadensis isolate Bull #8, Minnesota chromosome 17, ASM1932006v1, whole genome shotgun sequence genome, the region ACAATTGCTACAAGTAGATGGAAAACACTACTTCTAAATATAATGAACAACAAAAAGTCACCGTTTGGTGAAAGCTGCTAAGGCAGTAAAGCCAATTGTTTGGAAATGTTTGGTCATATGGCCATGGATGATTTGCTCTATCAGGGAGAGGTTAACTAACAGTCACCCGGAACAGCGCGGGCCGCTATGTGGTCAGCCCAGGCCTGGCAGGCTTAGGCGAGATGGGTGCAAATCTGGGGATGTTGCCCGCctaggggtgggggctggggcgtGGGAGGAAGCACTGTCATACCCACCGCACGCTTAAGGTGGAGTGAATAAGCAGAGGATCAGAGATATTCTATTTTCGGAGTTTTAACTCCTTTCAAGTAAAAGGACGGCTTTGCGGAGGCCCGATCTGGGGTGGAAAGTGGGATACCGCCTGGCGTGGATAGAGGCGATGGAGGGGCCCCAGAAGCCGGCCCCTAAGCCTGGCGTGTAAGGCGATTACACATCTTCCTGGGGACATATTTTCTGTGAGTTCTTGTCTTTCATGCCTGCCGAGCTAGGATTTTCCCCCCTGCCGTGCACGACATCTCTTTGCTGGCTCTGGGGAGGGCGCCCGCCGGTTTGCCCCTGGTTGGGGGATCTTAGGCTTTGCAGAAATGGTTTCTTCTCGCTTTCGGATTTGCCGGGGGGCCGGTAGCCGCCAGCGCGCCCACTGCTAACTCAGCCCTTCGGGGCCTCTTCACGCTGTCTCCGCTCCAGGCCTACTCCTCCGTCCCGGGCAGCAACATGAACTCAGGGCTGGGCACCATGAATTCCATGAACACCTACATGACCATGAACAGCATGAGCACGAGTGGCAACATGACCCCGGCCTCGTTCAACATGTCCTACGCAAACCCGGGCCTGGGCGCCGGGCTGAGCCCCGGGGCGGTGGCTGGCATGCCCGGCGGCTCTGCGGGCGCCATGAATAGCATGACGGCGGGCGTGACGGCCATGGGGACGACGCTGAGCCCCGGCGGCATGGGGGCCATGGGCGCGCAGCCGGCGGCCTCCATGAACGGCCTGGGGCCCTACGCGGCCGCCATGAACCCGTGCATGAGCCCCATGGCGTACGCGCCGTCCAACCTGGGCCGCAGCCGcgctggcggcggcggcggcggcgacgccAAGACTTTCAAGCGCAGCTACCCTCACGCCAAGCCGCCCTACTCGTACATCTCTCTCATCACCATGGCCATCCAGCAGGCGCCGAGCAAGATGCTCACGCTGAGCGAGATCTATCAGTGGATCATGGACCTCTTCCCCTATTACCGGCAGAACCAGCAGCGCTGGCAGAACTCCATCCGCCACTCGCTCTCCTTCAACGACTGCTTTGTCAAAGTGGCCCGCTCCCCGGACAAGCCAGGCAAGGGTTCCTATTGGACGCTGCACCCGGACTCCGGCAACATGTTCGAGAATGGCTGTTACTTGCGCCGCCAGAAGCGCTTCAAGTGCGAGAAGCAGCCGGGCCCCGGGGgcgggagcggcggcggcggcggccccaaGGGTGGCCCGGAGAGCCGCAAGGACCCCTCGAGCGCTGCCAACCCCAGCGCCGACTCGCCCCTTCATCGCGGCGTGCACGGGAAGGCCGGCCAGCTAGAGGGCGCGCCGGCCCCCGGGCCCGCCGCCAGCCCCCAGACTCTGGACCACGGCGGGGCGGCGGCGACAGGGGGCGCCTCGGAGTTGAAGACTCCAGCCACCTCGGCTGCTCCTCCGATCAGCTCTGGGCCTGGGGCGCTGGTATCTGTGCCCCCCTCCCACCCGGCGCATGCCCTGGCACCCCACGAGTCCCAGCTGCACATGAAAGGGGACCCTCACTACTCCTTCAATCATCCCTTCTCCATCAACAACCTCATGTCCTCCTCGGAGCAGCAGCACAAGTTGGACTTCAAGGCATACGAGCAGGCGCTACAGTACTCGCCCTACGGCAGCGCGTTGCCCGCCAGCTTGCCCCTCGGCGGCGCCTCGGTGGCCACGAGGAGCCCCATTGAGCCCTCAGCCCTGGAGCCCGCCTACTACCAAGGTGTGTATTCCAGACCCGTTCTAAACACTTCTTAGCTCCCTGGGACCGGGGGTCTGTCTGGCATGGCCATGCTggtagcaggagagagagagagaaatcaacagcaaacaaaaccacACATACCAAGCCGACAGCAGCATAATGAAATCccaactatttttatttccttttttctttttttgtgcacAATCTTTCCCCTAGTGCAAAAGACTGTTactttgttactgttgttcaaaACGCCTTGTGTATATTATTACAAAGAAAACCAACCTCAAACCAACAAAAGTTGTCCTGCAAAGTTTAATGATCcacaagtgtatatatatataaatcctcCTACTTCCttgtctttctccctttcttccctcttcccccCCTGCAGACATGTTCTAGTCTGTGcaggatttatttaaaaaaaaaagaaagatggtcaagcttgtaaaatatttgtttgtGCTTTTTCCCCCTCCTCACCTGATTCcccttcccacacacacacacagacacaaacagtTTACAGGTCCATGGCAATACTCTTAACCATAAGAACTGAAAGAGTGAAGAAACAAGTAGACAGTAGGGCTGTTAGAAGTACTGAAGGACAGTGCTGCTGTTACACAGCAAAACATAAACAGATTAGAGCCACGTTTTTCAGCTTGCGTTTCAGATACGTTCAGATAGCAGATGTCTCTAAATGAAATACATATCTATCATATATATGAACTTATTTATGCACATGCTCAG harbors:
- the FOXA1 gene encoding hepatocyte nuclear factor 3-alpha, encoding MLGTVKMEGHESSDWNSYYADTQEAYSSVPGSNMNSGLGTMNSMNTYMTMNSMSTSGNMTPASFNMSYANPGLGAGLSPGAVAGMPGGSAGAMNSMTAGVTAMGTTLSPGGMGAMGAQPAASMNGLGPYAAAMNPCMSPMAYAPSNLGRSRAGGGGGGDAKTFKRSYPHAKPPYSYISLITMAIQQAPSKMLTLSEIYQWIMDLFPYYRQNQQRWQNSIRHSLSFNDCFVKVARSPDKPGKGSYWTLHPDSGNMFENGCYLRRQKRFKCEKQPGPGGGSGGGGGPKGGPESRKDPSSAANPSADSPLHRGVHGKAGQLEGAPAPGPAASPQTLDHGGAAATGGASELKTPATSAAPPISSGPGALVSVPPSHPAHALAPHESQLHMKGDPHYSFNHPFSINNLMSSSEQQHKLDFKAYEQALQYSPYGSALPASLPLGGASVATRSPIEPSALEPAYYQGVYSRPVLNTS